CTCGCCGCCGGCGCCTGGCTCGAGGTCGAGATCCCGTCGGCGGCCCCCGTGGCACCCGAGGTCGTGCCCGAGCCCGTGCCGGGCATGGCGATCGTGCACGACGACGACGACGTGGTCGTGGTGGACAAGCCGGTGGGCGTCGCTGCGCACCCGTCGCCGGGCTGGACCGGGCCGACGGTCGTCGGCGCGCTGGCCGCGGCGGGCTACCGGATCTCGACGTCCGGCGCGTCGGAGCGGCAGGGCGTGGTGCACCGCCTCGACGTCGGCACGAGCGGGCTGATGGTCGTGGCCAAGAGCGAGCACGCGTACACCGCGCTCAAGCGCGCGTTCAAGGAGCGCGCGGTCGACAAGGTCTACCACGCGCTCGTGCAGGGCCACCCGGAGCCGACGTCGGGCACGATCGACGCGCCCATCGGACGGCACCCGAGCCAGGACTGGAAGTTCGCGGTGGTCGCGGGCGGCAAGCCGTCGGTCACGCACTACGAGCTGCTCGAGGCGTTCCCGGCCGCGTCACTCGTCGAGGTGCATCTCGAGACGGGGCGCACGCACCAGATCCGCGTGCACTTCTCGGCGCTGCGGCACCCGTGCGTGGGCGACCTGACGTACGGCGCGGACCCCGCGCTCGCGAAGCGTGCGGGCGTCGAGCGGCAGTGGCTGCACGCGGTCCGCCTGGGCTTCGAGCATCCCGGCACGGGGCAGTGGCTCGAGGTCGAGAGCCGGTACCCGGACGACCTGCAGCGCGCACTCGACGTGATCTCCGCCGGCTACCGCTGAGTCGGGCCGGGGCTGTCCCCGCGGCGACCTAGACTCGCTCCGTGGCAGCCGGAGCAGCAGTGCAGGACCCGTCCTTCGTCCACCTCCACGTGCACACCGAGTACTCGATGCTCGACGGTGCCGCTCGGCTGCCTCAGCTGTTCCAGGAGGTCGAGCGGCTGGGCCAGACCGCGATCGCGACGACGGACCACGGCTACCTCTTCGGCGCGTTCGACTTCTGGTCCAAGGCCACCTCGGCGGGGATCAAGCCGATCATCGGGGTCGAGGCGTACGTGACGCCCGGCACGAGCCGGTTCGACCAGACGCGCGTGCGGTTCGGCCAGCAGGGCCAGGAGAGCGACGACGTCTCCGCGCGCGGCTCCTACACGCACATGACGTTGCTGGCCCGCAACAACGAGGGCCTGCTCAACCTGTTCCGGGCGAGCTCGCTCGCCTCGCTCGAGGGCCAGATGGGCAAGTGGCCGCGCATGGACCGCGACCTGCTCCAGCGGTACGGCAGCGGGCTGATCGCGACCACGGGCTGCCCGTCGGGCGAGGTGCAGACGCGCCTGCGCCTCGGGCAGTGGGACGAGGCGGTGCGGGCCGCGGGCGAGCTGCAGGACATCTTCGGCAAGGACTACTTCTACGTCGAGCTGATGGACCACGGGCTCGACATCGAGACGCGCGTGTTCAAGGACCTCCTGCGGCTCGCGGAGTCGATCGGCGCGCCCCTGGTGGCAACGAACGACCTGCATTACGTGACCGAGGAGGACGCGTCGTCGCAGGAGGCGCTGCTCGCGATCAACTCGGGCTCGGCGCTCACCGAGCCGACGTACGAGCAGGGCGGCAACCGGTTCGCGTTCGAGGGGTCGGGCTACTACGTGAAGTCGGCGCAGGAGATGCGCCGCATCTGGGCCGAGCTGCCGGAGGCGTGCGACAACACGCTGCGCATCGCCGAGCAGTGCGAGGTGTCGTTCAACACCAGGGCGAACTACATGCCGAACTACCCCGTCCCGGCGGGGGAGGACGAGACGAGCTGGTTCGTCAAGGAGGTCGAGAAGGGGCTGCACGAGCGGTACCCCGGCGGCATCCCCGACGACGTGCGCAAGCAGGCCGACTACGAGACCGGCGTCATCACGCAGATGGGCTTCCCGGGGTACTTTCTCGTCGTCGCCGACTTCATCAACTGGGCCAAGGACAACGGCATCCGCGTCGGGCCGGGTCGTGGCTCGGGTGCCGGCTCGATGGCCGCGTACGCGATGCGCATCACGGACCTCGACCCGCTGCGTCACGGCCTGATCTTCGAGCGGTTCCTCAACCCGGACCGCGTCTCGATGCCCGACTTCGACGTCGACTTCGACGAGCGTCGTCGCGGCGAGGTCATCAAGTACGTCACCGAGAAGTACGGCGAGGACCGTGTCGCGCAGATCGTCACGTACGGCACGATCAAGGCCAAGCAGGCCCTCAAGGACTCCTCGCGCCTGCTGGGCTTCCCGTTCGCGATGGGCGAGAAGCTCACGAAGGCGATGCCGCCCGCGATCATGGGCAAGGACATCAGCCTCACGGGCATCTTCGACCCGACCGACAAGCGGTACCACGAGGCGGAGGAGTTCCGGCAGGTCCACGCCGCGGACCCGGACGCGCAGCGTGTCGTCGAGCTCGCCAAGGGCATCGAGGGCCTGAAGCGGCAGTGGGGTGTGCACGCGGCCGGCGTCATCATGTCGAGCCACCCGCTGATCGACATCATCCCGATCATGCGCCGACCGCAGGACGGCGCGGTGATCACGCAGTTCGACTACCCCACGTGTGAGGGCCTCGGCCTGATCAAGATGGACTTCCTGGGGCTGCGCAACCTCACGATCCTCGACGACGCGCTCGAGAACATCGTGATGAACGGCAAGGACCCGCTGGTCCTGGAGGACCTCGAGCTCGACGACGCCGAGAGCTACCAGCTGCTCGCGCGCGGCGACACGCTCGGGGTGTTCCAGCTCGACGGCGGCCCGATGCGCTCGCTGCTGCGCCTGATGAAGCCCGACAACTTCGAGGACATCTCCGCCGTCCTCGCGCTGTACCGCCCCGGC
The sequence above is a segment of the Cellulomonas palmilytica genome. Coding sequences within it:
- the dnaE gene encoding DNA polymerase III subunit alpha, with translation MAAGAAVQDPSFVHLHVHTEYSMLDGAARLPQLFQEVERLGQTAIATTDHGYLFGAFDFWSKATSAGIKPIIGVEAYVTPGTSRFDQTRVRFGQQGQESDDVSARGSYTHMTLLARNNEGLLNLFRASSLASLEGQMGKWPRMDRDLLQRYGSGLIATTGCPSGEVQTRLRLGQWDEAVRAAGELQDIFGKDYFYVELMDHGLDIETRVFKDLLRLAESIGAPLVATNDLHYVTEEDASSQEALLAINSGSALTEPTYEQGGNRFAFEGSGYYVKSAQEMRRIWAELPEACDNTLRIAEQCEVSFNTRANYMPNYPVPAGEDETSWFVKEVEKGLHERYPGGIPDDVRKQADYETGVITQMGFPGYFLVVADFINWAKDNGIRVGPGRGSGAGSMAAYAMRITDLDPLRHGLIFERFLNPDRVSMPDFDVDFDERRRGEVIKYVTEKYGEDRVAQIVTYGTIKAKQALKDSSRLLGFPFAMGEKLTKAMPPAIMGKDISLTGIFDPTDKRYHEAEEFRQVHAADPDAQRVVELAKGIEGLKRQWGVHAAGVIMSSHPLIDIIPIMRRPQDGAVITQFDYPTCEGLGLIKMDFLGLRNLTILDDALENIVMNGKDPLVLEDLELDDAESYQLLARGDTLGVFQLDGGPMRSLLRLMKPDNFEDISAVLALYRPGPMGVNSHTNYALRKNGQQEITPIHPELEEPLAEILGQTYGLIVYQEQVMATAQKVAGFTLGQADVLRRAMGKKKKSELDKQQADFFAGMTERGFSKDAQQALWNVLESFADYAFNKAHTAAYGLVSYWTAYLKAHYPAEYMAALLTSVRDDKDKSALYLNECRRMGITVLPPDVNSSAANFTAVGVDIRFGLTAIRNVGANVVDAIVRTREEKGAYTSFTDFLDKVPAVVCNKRTIESLVKAGAFDSLGHPRKALLLIHEQAVDAVIGVKRKEAEGQFDLFADVFGGEDEAGFQVAIPDLPDWDKKQRLAFEREMLGLYVSDHPLSGLEHVLAQAADVSIATLNADELRPDGSTVVVAGLITSLQRKMSKQGNAWAAVTLEDLEGSVEVMFFGETYVAYSTVLAEDAVVVVKGRVRRRDETMQLQAMEVTLPDVNVAADAPVVVTLPVARCTQPVVERLKEVLTTHPGVTEVHLRLTQPGRATVMRLDDGLRVTRNPSLFGDLKALLGPGCLTG
- a CDS encoding RluA family pseudouridine synthase; this encodes MADVRSLPVPDGLAGERVDAGLSRLLGLSRTRAAEIAEAGGVRVDGREVGKSDRLAAGAWLEVEIPSAAPVAPEVVPEPVPGMAIVHDDDDVVVVDKPVGVAAHPSPGWTGPTVVGALAAAGYRISTSGASERQGVVHRLDVGTSGLMVVAKSEHAYTALKRAFKERAVDKVYHALVQGHPEPTSGTIDAPIGRHPSQDWKFAVVAGGKPSVTHYELLEAFPAASLVEVHLETGRTHQIRVHFSALRHPCVGDLTYGADPALAKRAGVERQWLHAVRLGFEHPGTGQWLEVESRYPDDLQRALDVISAGYR